Proteins from a single region of Budorcas taxicolor isolate Tak-1 chromosome 7, Takin1.1, whole genome shotgun sequence:
- the KIF20A gene encoding kinesin-like protein KIF20A: MSQGILSPPAGLLSDEEVVVSPMFESTAADLGSVIRKDLLSDCSVISTSLEDKQVPSEDGIEKVKVYLRVRPLLPSELERQEDQGCVCIENMETLALQAPKDSFAQKSNERGIGQATHRFTFSQIFGPEVGQASFFNLTVKEMVKDVLKGQNWLIYTYGVTNSGKTYTIQGTIKDGGILPRSLALIFNSLQGQLHPTPNLKPLFSNEVMWLDSKQIRQEELKKLALLNGGLQEEELSTSLKKSVYIDSRMGTSTSFDSGIAGLSSSSQFPSSSQLDEMSHRWAQPDTAPVSVPADLRFSIWISFFEIYNELLYDLLEPPSQQRKRQTLRLCEDQNGNPYVKDLNWIHVQDAEEAWKLLKVGRKNQSFASTHLNHNSSRSHSIFSIRILHLQGEGDIIPKISELSLCDLAGSERCKDQKSGERLKEAGNINTSLHTLGRCIAALRQNQQNRSKQNLVPFRDSKLTRVFQGFFTGRGRSCMIVNVNPCASTYDETLHVAKFSAIASQLVHAPPVQLGFPSIHSFLKEHSLRTSPSLETGAKTDPGLGDDIENEVDISTYGKEELLQVVEAMKALLLKERQEKLRLEMQLREEICNEMVEQMQQREQWCSEHLDTQKELLEELYEDKLTILKESLTSFYQEELQERDERIKELEALLQEARQQHVAHQPSESELSLRRSQRLASVSTQQLHEIKAKLEQCKAELNSTTEELQKYQKMLEPPPSAKPFIVDVDKKLEEGQKNIRLLRTELQKLGESLQSAERACCHNTGAGKLRQALATCDDILIKQDQTLAELQNNMTLVKLDLRKKAACIAEQYHTVLKLQGQASTKKRLGANQENQQPNQQPPGKKPFLRNLLPRTPTCQSSTDCSPYARILRSRRSPLLKSGPFGKKY, encoded by the exons ATGTCGCAAGGCATCCTTTCTCCACCAGCTGGCTTGCTGTCCGATGAGGAGGTCGTAGTCTCCCCCATGTTTGAGTCCACAGCTGCAGATTTGGGATCTGTTATACGCAAGGACCTGCTGTCAGACTGCTCTGTCATCTCCACCTCCCTGGAAGACAAGCAG GTTCCATCTGAAGATGGTATAGAGAAGGTGAAAGTATACCTGAGGGTCAGGCCCTTGTTACCTTCGGAGTTAGAACGACAGGAGGATCAG GGTTGTGTCTGTATTGAGAATATGGAGACCCTTGCCCTTCAGGCACCCAAGGACTCTTTTGCCCAGAAGAGCAACGAACGAGGAATTGGACAGGCCACCCACAGATTCACCTTTTCCCAG ATCTTTGGACCAGAAGTGGGACAGGCATCTTTCTTCAACCTGACTGtgaaggagatggtaaaggatgtACTTAAAGGACAGAACTGGCTCATCTATACATATGGAGTCACCAACTCAGGGAAAACCTACACAATTCAAG GTACCATCAAGGATGGTGGGATCCTGCCCAGGTCCCTGGCTCTGATCTTCAATAGCCTCCAAGGCCAGCTTCATCCAACACCTAATCTGAAGCCCTTGTTCTCCAATGAGGTAATGTGGCTAGACAGCAAGCAGATCCGGCAGGAGGAATTAAAGAAACTGGCCCTACTAAATGGAGGCCTCCAAGAG GAGGAGCTGTCCACCTCCTTGAAGAAAAGTGTCTACATTGACAGCCGGATGGGTACCAGCACCAGCTTTGACAGTGGCATTGCAGGGCTCTCCTCCAGTAGCCAGTTTCCCAGCAGTAGCCAGCTGGATG AAATGAGTCACCGATGGGCACAACCAGACACTGCCCCTGTAAGTGTCCCTGCAGATCTTCGCTTCTCCATCTGGATCTCCTTCTTTGAGATCTACAATGAACTGCTTTATGACCTGTTAGAACCGCCTAGCCAGCAGCGCAAGAGGCAGACTCTGCGGCTGTGTGAGGATCAGAATGGCAATCCCTACGTAAAAG ATCTCAATTGGATTCATGTTCAGGATGCTGAGGAGGCCTGGAAGCTCCTGAAAGTGGGTCGTAAAAACCAGAGCTTTGCCAGCACCCACCTGAACCACAACTCCAGCCGCAG tCATAGCATCTTCTCAATCCGGATCCTGCACCTTCAGGGGGAAGGAGATATAATCCCCAAGATTAGCGA GTTATCACTCTGTGATCTCGCTGGCTCAGAGCGCTGCAAAGATCAAAAGAGTGGCGAGCGGCTGAAGGAAGCAGGAAACATTAACACTTCTCTGCATACCCTGGGCCGCTGTATCGCTGCTCTGCGCCAAAACCAGCAGAACCG GTCAAAGCAGAACCTGGTTCCCTTCCGTGACAGCAAGCTGACTCGAGTGTTTCAAGGCTTCTTCACAGGCCGAGGCCGCTCCTGCATGATTGTCAATGTGAATCCCTGTGCGTCTACCTATGATGAGACCCTTCATGTGGCCAAGTTCTCAGCCATTGCTAGCCAG CTTGTGCATGCTCCACCTGTGCAACTGGGATTTCCATCAATACATTCATTCCTCAAGGAACACAGTCTGCGCACTTCTCCCAGCTTAGAGACTGGAGCTAAGACTGACCCAGGCCTTGGTGATGACATTGAAAATGAAGTTGACATCTCCACATATGGGAAGGAG GAGCTCCTACAGGTGGTAGAAGCCATGAAAGCACTGCTTTTGAAAGAACGGCAGGAAAAGTTGCGGCTGGAGATGCAGCTCCGTGAAGAAATTTGCAATGAGATGGTGGAGCAGATGCAACAACGAGAACAGTGGTGCAG TGAACATTTGGACACACAAAAGGAACTACTAGAGGAACTATATGAAGACAAACTAACAATCCTCAAGGAGTCACTGACAAGTTTTTACCAAGAAGAACTTCAG GAGCGAGATGAGAGGATTAAAGAGTTAGAAGCTCTCCTGCAGGAAGCCAGACAGCAGCATGTGGCCCATCAACCCTCAGAGTCTGAACTGTCCCTACGGCGATCACAAAGATTGGCTTCTGTTTCCACCCAACAGCTCCACGAGATTAAAGCTAAACTGGAACAATGCAAAGCAGAGCTAAACTCCACCACTGAAG AGCTGCAGAAGTACCAGAAAATGTTAGAACCCCCACCCTCAGCCAAGCCTTTCATCGTTGATGTGGACAAGAAGTTAGAGGAGGGCCAGAAG AATATAAGGCTACTGCGGACAGAGCTTCAGAAACTTGGTGAGTCTCTCCAGTCAGCGGAAAGAGCCTGTTGCCACAACACTGGAGCAGGAAAACTTCGCCAAGCCTTGGCCACTTGTGATGACATCTTAATCAAACAG GATCAGACGCTGGCTGAGTTGCAGAATAATATGACGCTAGTAAAACTGGACCTTCGGAAGAAGGCAGCATGCATCGCGGAGCAGTATCATACTGTACTGAAACTCCAAGGCCAGGCTTCTACCAAAAAGCGCCTCGGTGCCAACCAGGAAAACCAGCAACCAAACCAGCAGCCCCCAGGGAAGAAACCGTTTCTTCGTAACTTACTTCCCCGAACACCCACCTGCCAAAgttccacagactgcagcccttATGCCCGAATCCTGCGCTCACGGCGTTCCCCTTTACTCAAATCTGGGCCTTTTGGCAAAAAATACTAA
- the CDC23 gene encoding cell division cycle protein 23 homolog codes for MAASSSIVSVAATASSVPVLPSSCDFSNLREIKKQLLLIAGLTRERGLLHSSKWSAELAFSLPALPLSELLPPPPITEEDAQDMDAYTLAKAYFDVKEYDRAAHFLHGCNSKKAYFLYMYSRYLSGEKKKDDETVDSLGPLEKGQVKNEALRELRVELSKKHQARELDGFGLYLYGVVLRKLDLVKEAIDVFVEATHVLPLHWGAWLELCNLITDKEMLKFLSLPDTWMKEFFLAHIYTELQLIEEALQKYQNLIDVGFSKSSYIVSQIAVAYHNIRDIDKALSIFNELRKQDPYRIENMDTFSNLLYVRSMKSELSYLAHNLCEIDKYRVETCCVIGNYYSLRSQHEKAALYFQRALKLNPRYLGAWTLMGHEYMEMKNTSAAIQAYRHAIEVNKRDYRAWYGLGQTYEILKMPFYCLYYYRRAHQLRPNDSRMLVALGECYEKLNQLVEAKKCYWRAYAVGDVEKMALVKLAKLHEQLTESEQAAQCYIKYIQDIYSCGEIVEHLEESTAFRYLAQYYFKCKLWDEASACAQKCCAFNDTREEGKALLRQILQLRNQGETPSTEIPAPFFLPASLSANNTPTRRVSPLNLSSVTP; via the exons ATGGCTGCGAGCTCCTCTATAGTGTCGGTGGCCGCGACGGCTTCCTCGGTTCCCGTCCTGCCATCCAGCTGCGATTTCTCAAATTTGCGGGAAATTAAAAAGCAGCTGCTACTTATCGCGGGCCTCACCCGGGAGCGGGGCCTCCTGCACAGTAGCAAGTG GTCTGCGGAGTTAGCCTTCTCCCTCCCGGCATTGCCTCTGTCTgagctgctgccgccgccgcctatTACAGAG GAAGATGCCCAGGATATGGATGCTTATACCCTGGCCAAGGCCTACTTTGATGTTAAAGAGTATGATCGGGCAGCACATTTCCTGCATGGCTGCAATAGCAAGAAAGCCTATTTTCTGTACATGTATTCTAGATATCTG TCTGGAGAAAAGAAGAAGGATGATGAAACAGTTGATAGCCTAG GCCCTCTGGAGAAAGGTCAAGTGAAAAATGAGGCTCTTAGAGAATTGAGAGTGGAGCTCAGCAAAAAACACCAGGCTCGGGAACTTGATGGCTTTGGCCTTTATCT GTATGGTGTGGTGCTTCGAAAGCTGGACTTAGTGAAAGAGGCAATTGATGTGTTTGTGGAGGCTACTCATGTTTTGCCTTTGCACTGGGGAGCCTGGCTAGAACTCTGTAACTTGATTACCGACAAAGAGATG CTGAAGTTCCTGTCTTTGCCAGACACCTGGATGAAAGAGTTTTTTCTGGCCCATATATACACAGAGTTGCAGTTGATAGAGGAGGCCCTGCAAAAGTATCAGAATCTCATTGATGTGGGCTTCTCTAAGAGCTCATATATTGTTTCCCAAATTGCAGTTGCCTATCACAATATCAGAG ATATTGACAAAGccctttctatttttaatgagCTAAGGAAACAAGACCCTTACAGGATTGAAAATATGGACACATTCTCCAACCTTCTTTATGTCAGG agcATGAAATCTGAGTTGAGTTATCTGGCTCACAACCTCTGTGAGATTGATAAATATCGTGTAGAAACATGCTGTGTAATTG gCAATTATTATAGTTTGCGTTCTCAACATGAGAAAGCAGCCTTGTATTTCCAGAGAGCCTTGAAATTGAATCCTCGGTATCTTGGGGCCTGGACGCTGATGGGACATGAGTACATGGAAATGAAGAATACGTCTGCTGCTATTCAGGCTTATAG GCATGCTATTGAGGTCAATAAGCGGGACTACAGAGCCTGGTATGGCCTTGGGCAGACCTATGAAATCCTTAAGATGCCGTTTTATTGCCTTTATTATTATAGACGGGCCCACCAGCTTCG GCCCAATGATTCTCGTATGCTGGTTGCTTTAGGAGAATGTTATGAGAAACTTAATCAACTAGTGGAAGCCAAAAAG TGCTATTGGAGAGCTTATGCCGTGGGAGATGTGGAAAAGATGGCTCTGGTGAAACTGGCAAA GCTTCATGAACAGTTGACTGAGTCAGAACAGGCAGCCCAGTGTTACATCAAGTATATCCAAGATATCTATTCATGTGGG GAAATAGTGGAACACTTGGAGGAGAGCACCGCTTTCCGCTATCTGGCCCAATACTATTTTAAGTGCAAGCTGTGGGATGAAGCTTCAGCTTGTGCTCAGAAGTGTTGTGCATTCAATGAT ACCCGGGAAGAAGGTAAGGCCTTGCTCAGGCAAATCCTACAGCTTCGGAACCAAGGCGAGACTCCCTCCACTGAGATACCTGCTCCCTTTTTCCTCCCTGCTTCACTGTCTGCTAACAACACTCCCACACGCAGAGTTTCTCCACTCAACCTGTCTTCAGTCACACCATAG